A DNA window from Bacteroidetes bacterium SB0662_bin_6 contains the following coding sequences:
- a CDS encoding PorV/PorQ family protein, with amino-acid sequence MKRSIVTTCFLVAIGLLTAPSAFSQTFIPSPDEEVETTKRGQTGFKFLSASVDARATAMGGAVTSSTTGSSSAMFYNPASMARMGSNFSAGFGIMNYLVDIQYNAASVAYRPGGGNYGVVGLSLVNVDYGDFLGTVRAENEDGYIDTGVYNPTALAVGVGYARSFTDRFSVGAHVKYAKQDLGSHAKARSDDGATSLDDGTSATFEDYALNTIAVDFGVLYDTGFESLTIAMSTRNFSRELVYERERFELPLTFQIGISMDVMDLTSMDPNMHSFMVSVDAQRPRDFAEHVKVGGEYTLMNILSLRGGLGRAFVGEDSEEGFSFGAGLQYSASGIGFGVDYAYTDFGVFDAIQRFAVNISF; translated from the coding sequence ATGAAAAGGAGTATTGTTACTACGTGCTTCCTCGTAGCCATCGGGTTACTGACGGCCCCGTCGGCGTTTTCGCAGACGTTTATCCCCAGCCCGGACGAGGAGGTGGAAACGACCAAGCGCGGTCAGACCGGCTTCAAGTTTCTCTCTGCGTCCGTGGATGCGAGGGCGACCGCCATGGGCGGCGCCGTGACGTCGTCCACGACAGGTTCGTCGTCGGCGATGTTTTACAATCCCGCTTCCATGGCTCGCATGGGGAGTAATTTCAGTGCGGGATTCGGCATCATGAACTACCTCGTGGACATCCAGTACAATGCCGCGAGCGTGGCGTACCGCCCGGGCGGAGGAAACTACGGAGTGGTCGGCCTTTCCCTTGTGAACGTGGATTACGGGGATTTTCTGGGCACGGTTCGCGCGGAAAACGAAGACGGCTACATCGATACGGGGGTCTATAACCCGACCGCGCTTGCAGTAGGCGTAGGGTATGCCCGGTCGTTTACGGATCGCTTTTCCGTAGGCGCGCATGTCAAGTACGCCAAGCAGGACCTGGGCTCGCACGCCAAGGCGCGTTCGGACGACGGCGCTACGTCTCTTGACGACGGTACATCCGCCACCTTCGAGGATTATGCGCTGAATACCATCGCGGTCGATTTCGGCGTGCTGTACGACACGGGCTTCGAGAGCCTCACGATCGCTATGAGCACCCGGAATTTCTCGCGGGAGCTGGTGTACGAGCGGGAGCGTTTCGAACTTCCCCTGACGTTCCAGATCGGTATTTCGATGGACGTGATGGATCTCACCAGCATGGATCCGAACATGCATTCCTTCATGGTTTCCGTGGATGCGCAGCGTCCGCGTGACTTTGCGGAGCATGTCAAGGTCGGCGGCGAGTACACGCTCATGAACATCCTGTCCCTGCGCGGCGGGTTGGGGCGCGCTTTTGTGGGCGAAGACTCGGAAGAAGGATTCAGCTTCGGAGCAGGTTTGCAATACAGTGCTTCGGGCATTGGATTCGGTGTGGATTATGCCTACACGGACTTTGGTGTTTTCGACGCAATCCAGCGCTTCGCCGTCAATATCTCCTTCTGA
- a CDS encoding CRTAC1 family protein yields MMSISGRPMGRTRRGVHWAMRCAGIAIAVCCAGLAAGCMGGEDVSSGSLSAALAFTRVTEEAGLGAYRHENGGLGQKWMPEIVGPGGAFLDYDGDGWQDILLVGGGRWARVSDEPVEALRLYRNLGDGTFEDVSVAAGLSGMEAYGFGVAAADYDNDGDTDFFLTTLHENLLFRNDGGRFEEVGEEAGLADEAYWSTSAAFFDADGDGWVDLFVGNYVSWTPETDIPCFHGGEKAYCTPQNYAGVASTFYRNTGDGSFVDATQEAGFSGAIDPVLDKTLGVTELDVTGDGHSDLYVANDTERNLLFVNRGDGTFVESAVRSGVAYDQHGQSRAGMGVDAGVVDSTGQTTIFVGNFTQETVSVFRHASGGYFTDRATISRVGFPTMGTLTFGLFLFDADLDGDLDLFLANGHVLEHIAEILEGATFAEPAQLFLNRGDGIFDEAPATTGVLAQPMVARGAAYADYDRDGDLDVLLLENAGPAHLWRNDLNESGWLHVRLEGRASNRSALGARIEAVVGDLRMERRVRSGSSFLSQSALPAVFGLGARRQIDSLIVHWPSGLVERFAEVEAGQEVILVEGSAALRPAEPAAGHSGELR; encoded by the coding sequence ATGATGAGTATATCCGGGCGCCCGATGGGCAGGACGCGTCGTGGAGTGCATTGGGCCATGCGTTGCGCCGGCATCGCGATAGCTGTGTGCTGCGCGGGACTTGCCGCCGGGTGTATGGGGGGAGAGGATGTCTCTTCCGGGTCTTTGTCCGCGGCACTTGCTTTTACGAGGGTTACCGAGGAAGCCGGCCTCGGTGCATATCGGCACGAGAATGGAGGCCTTGGCCAGAAATGGATGCCCGAAATAGTGGGACCCGGCGGGGCGTTTCTCGATTACGACGGCGATGGCTGGCAGGACATTCTGCTGGTGGGCGGCGGGCGTTGGGCCCGTGTTTCCGACGAGCCGGTCGAAGCGCTGCGGCTTTATCGCAATCTGGGCGACGGCACGTTTGAGGATGTCTCCGTCGCAGCGGGCCTCAGCGGCATGGAAGCATACGGGTTCGGCGTGGCCGCCGCCGACTACGACAACGATGGGGATACGGATTTTTTTCTGACCACCCTGCACGAGAACCTGCTCTTTCGCAATGACGGCGGACGGTTTGAGGAGGTCGGCGAAGAGGCGGGGCTTGCGGACGAGGCGTACTGGAGCACATCCGCCGCATTCTTCGATGCCGATGGGGACGGCTGGGTCGATTTATTCGTGGGCAATTATGTATCCTGGACGCCCGAGACGGATATTCCCTGTTTTCATGGGGGAGAGAAAGCCTATTGCACACCCCAGAATTATGCGGGCGTCGCCAGCACGTTCTATCGCAACACGGGCGATGGTTCCTTCGTCGATGCGACGCAGGAAGCCGGTTTTTCGGGGGCTATCGATCCCGTGCTGGACAAGACGCTCGGGGTGACCGAGCTGGACGTAACCGGAGATGGACATTCCGACCTGTATGTGGCCAACGACACGGAGCGGAACCTGTTGTTCGTGAATCGCGGGGACGGCACGTTTGTCGAGTCCGCGGTGCGCAGCGGCGTCGCCTACGACCAGCATGGACAATCGCGGGCCGGTATGGGGGTGGATGCGGGCGTGGTGGACAGCACCGGGCAAACGACCATCTTCGTAGGCAATTTCACCCAGGAAACCGTGAGCGTTTTCCGGCATGCTTCGGGCGGTTATTTCACGGATCGGGCCACCATCTCCCGTGTCGGATTTCCGACGATGGGGACCCTCACATTCGGCCTGTTTCTTTTCGATGCGGATCTGGATGGAGACCTCGACCTCTTTCTCGCCAATGGGCATGTGCTGGAGCATATTGCCGAGATTCTCGAAGGGGCGACGTTTGCGGAGCCGGCGCAGCTGTTTTTGAATCGGGGCGACGGGATATTCGATGAGGCGCCTGCAACGACCGGTGTGCTTGCGCAGCCGATGGTGGCCCGCGGCGCTGCCTATGCCGATTACGACCGGGACGGGGATCTCGACGTATTGCTGCTGGAAAACGCGGGGCCGGCGCATCTCTGGCGCAACGATCTCAACGAATCAGGTTGGCTGCATGTCCGGCTGGAAGGGCGCGCCAGTAACCGCAGTGCGCTCGGCGCCCGGATCGAGGCGGTGGTCGGCGATTTGCGCATGGAGCGCCGTGTCCGATCGGGTTCGAGTTTTTTGTCGCAGTCCGCATTGCCTGCGGTATTCGGGTTGGGAGCACGTCGGCAAATAGATAGTCTAATAGTGCATTGGCCGAGCGGCCTTGTTGAGCGCTTTGCGGAGGTGGAGGCCGGACAGGAAGTGATTCTTGTCGAAGGATCCGCTGCGTTGCGCCCGGCGGAACCTGCCGCAGGGCACTCCGGAGAACTCCGGTAA
- a CDS encoding CRTAC1 family protein, with translation MPTRTLVFSTQSSASPSISPSDPISGFLLTGWPGAVLVCFAAGWLSACSLSTPQSADEEGVRLPVFTNVAAEAGLGAFRHVNGAAGDKWYPEQMGSGGGFFDYDGDGWSDILLLGGGNWDPEIPAQALFLYRNNGDGSFTEVTEAAGLTGVDGYTIGMVAADYDNDGDADLYITCLEDNFFFRNEGGRFVEATREAGLEGNDIWSSSAIFFDADRDGDVDLYVANYVAWIPETDIFCPSQGTVKLYCHPAVYTGVQSRYYVNDGNGVFADRTEAAGFMPTLGKSLGVAELDFNFDGWPDLAVANDGEGDLLFRNNADGTFTDIGVPSGFAFSEHGEARAGMGIDAGITDSTGRYSLYVGNFSGEMIGVYRHEEGESFIGRAGLSRVGFPSMLSLTFGLFLMDADMDTDLDLFVANGHVHPDRTGENDRIRYRQPAQLFLNRGNSVFDEFIPGEGVWTDLLVGRGAAYADYDRDGDQDILVTENGGAVHLWRNDTATGRYLRVHVEGRTSNRDGLGTRITAKLGELTMERRIRTGSSYLSQSEPVAAFGLGSHEEVDTLTVYWPSGLVERFSGVEGGRDVFLVEGTGDLTPIGSRP, from the coding sequence ATGCCTACACGGACTTTGGTGTTTTCGACGCAATCCAGCGCTTCGCCGTCAATATCTCCTTCTGATCCGATCTCCGGTTTTTTGTTGACGGGCTGGCCGGGCGCTGTCCTTGTCTGTTTCGCTGCGGGTTGGTTGAGTGCATGTTCGCTCTCCACGCCGCAGTCGGCAGATGAGGAGGGGGTCCGGCTTCCTGTTTTTACGAATGTGGCTGCGGAAGCCGGGCTTGGCGCCTTCAGGCACGTCAATGGCGCCGCCGGAGACAAGTGGTACCCCGAGCAAATGGGGTCCGGGGGGGGATTCTTCGATTACGACGGCGATGGCTGGAGCGACATTCTGCTCCTTGGCGGAGGGAATTGGGATCCTGAAATACCGGCCCAGGCGCTGTTTCTGTACCGGAATAACGGGGACGGCTCTTTCACGGAGGTAACGGAAGCCGCGGGGCTCACCGGCGTGGACGGGTATACGATCGGGATGGTGGCTGCCGACTACGACAACGACGGGGACGCAGACCTCTATATTACCTGTCTCGAGGACAATTTTTTCTTTCGAAACGAGGGAGGGCGATTCGTCGAAGCCACCCGCGAGGCGGGCCTGGAGGGGAACGACATCTGGAGCAGTTCCGCTATCTTCTTCGATGCGGACCGGGACGGGGACGTTGATCTGTATGTGGCGAACTATGTGGCATGGATCCCCGAAACGGACATCTTTTGTCCGTCGCAGGGAACGGTCAAATTGTATTGCCACCCTGCGGTGTATACCGGAGTGCAGAGCCGGTATTATGTGAACGACGGGAACGGCGTGTTTGCGGATCGCACGGAAGCCGCCGGTTTCATGCCGACGCTTGGCAAATCGCTGGGCGTGGCCGAACTGGATTTTAATTTCGACGGCTGGCCCGATCTCGCCGTGGCGAACGACGGAGAGGGCGATTTGCTGTTTCGGAATAATGCGGACGGCACGTTCACCGATATCGGCGTACCGAGCGGGTTTGCGTTCAGCGAACACGGAGAAGCTCGCGCCGGCATGGGCATTGACGCAGGGATTACGGACAGCACGGGCCGTTATTCACTGTACGTCGGCAATTTTTCGGGTGAGATGATCGGGGTGTACCGCCATGAGGAGGGGGAATCGTTCATCGGGCGGGCGGGCCTGTCCCGCGTCGGATTCCCGAGCATGCTGTCCCTTACGTTCGGGTTGTTTCTTATGGATGCGGACATGGATACGGACCTGGACCTGTTTGTGGCCAACGGGCATGTGCATCCCGACAGAACCGGCGAGAACGACCGTATCCGCTACCGGCAGCCCGCACAGCTTTTCCTGAATCGGGGGAATAGCGTGTTCGATGAATTTATTCCGGGAGAAGGGGTATGGACGGATCTGCTCGTTGGCCGCGGGGCGGCCTATGCGGATTACGACCGGGACGGGGATCAGGACATTCTCGTGACCGAGAATGGAGGGGCGGTGCATCTTTGGCGCAATGATACGGCCACCGGGCGCTATCTGCGTGTGCATGTCGAGGGGCGTACCAGCAATCGCGACGGTCTTGGTACCCGCATTACGGCCAAACTGGGCGAACTGACCATGGAACGGCGCATTCGGACGGGATCCAGTTATCTTTCGCAATCGGAGCCGGTGGCTGCGTTCGGACTCGGCAGTCATGAGGAAGTCGATACGTTGACCGTGTACTGGCCCAGTGGCCTTGTCGAGCGGTTTTCCGGCGTGGAAGGGGGTCGGGATGTGTTTCTTGTCGAAGGGACGGGCGATCTGACACCTATCGGGTCCCGTCCATGA